In a single window of the Pelodiscus sinensis isolate JC-2024 chromosome 18, ASM4963464v1, whole genome shotgun sequence genome:
- the LOC102453692 gene encoding tripartite motif-containing protein 54-like produces MDYSSYRRDHPIDSLERQLICPICLEMFTKPVVILPCQHNLCRKCANDIFQGLVVFQSRGTTLGSAGRFRCPSCRHEVVLDRHGVYGLQRNLLVENIIDIYKQESASSRPLLKTEHPSCEEHEEEKINIYCVTCGVPTCSLCKVFGEHKECDVAPLSDIYMKQKVALTDGIGALVATNDRIQAFIDTLQGTCKNIEENSKAQKQALCEKFDRMYAILEERRKIMLQRITYEQEEKTQHLKSLARSYSEHIESSSKLVDAALQSTEELQMAVFVQNAKVLVQKIAEVTQSREVEPLEAGYDNMEHYAVDFNAEERVLYQLDFIKVEESEEGAEDGEDEAACGDADGAAAEAAAEGQGAGGEGREDAPSSPTTGMEEEAEGKPPTFKEAESEVAGEADGQAKLWGAAHAADGQASREGAEGNPGTAQQKDAAAPDGPSNATALDAALEAGLSANAGQMVAPPLALQSNAKENALEIPAESAAQGRGTTESEEATCFGQAELLSTLDSTTGDKDAVDSSWVASTSKDTAEGALALEEMASVSCQGPAAADGKREDTNEILFGSNPAPAL; encoded by the exons ATGGACTACAGCTCCTATCGGAGAGACCACCCCATCGACAGCCTGGAGAGGCAGCTCATATGCCCCATTTGCTTGGAGATGTTCACCAAACCGGTGGTAATCCTGCCCTGTCAGCACAACCTGTGCCGGAAATGCGCCAATGACATATTTCAG GGGCTTGTTGTGTTTCAGTCTCGCGGGACGACGCTGGGCTCTGCGGGCCGCTTCCGCTGCCCGTCCTGCCGCCACGAGGTGGTCCTGGACCGGCACGGGGTCTACGGCCTGCAGAGGAATCTGCTGGTGGAGAACATCATTGATATTTACAAACAGGAATCGGCAAG CTCCCGGCCTTTGCTCAAGACCGAGCACCCGAGCTGCGAAGAGCACGAGGAAGAGAAGATCAACATCTACTGCGTGACCTGCGGGGTGCCCACCTGCTCCCTCTGCAAGGTCTTCGGGGAGCACAAGGAGTGCGACGTCGCTCCCCTGTCGGACATCTACATGAAACAGAAG GTTGCACTGACCGATGGGATCGGAGCCCTTGTTGCCACCAATGACCGAATCCAGGCCTTCATCGATACCTTGCAAGGAACGTGCAAGAACATCGAG GAGAACAGCAAGGCCCAGAAGCAGGCGCTGTGTGAGAAGTTTGACCGCATGTACGCCAtcctggaggagaggaggaagatcATGCTGCAGAGGATCACCTACGAGCAGGAGGAGAAGACCCAGCACCTGAAATCCCTCGCCAGGTCGTACAGCGAACACATCGAGTCGTCCTCCAAGCTGGTGGATGCCGCGCTGCAGTCCACGGAGGAGCTGCAGATGGCCGTCTTTGTGCAG AACGCCAAAGTCCTCGTCCAGAA AATAGCCGAGGTGACCCAGAGCCGTGAGGTGGAGCCGCTGGAGGCTGGCTATGACAACATGGAGCACTATGCGGTGGACTTCAATGCCGAGGAGCGGGTCCTCTATCAGCTGGACTTCATTAAAG TGGAGGAGTCAGAAGAAGGGGCAGAGGACGGAGAGGACGAGGCGGCGTGTGGGGACGCGGACGGTGCGGCAGCGGAGGCTGCAGCAGAAGGACAAGGGGCCGGCGGTGAGGGCAGAGAGGATGCCCCGAGCAGCCCCACGACCGGAATGGAAGAGGAGGCTGAAGGGAAACCCCCGACGTTCAAGGAGGCGGAGAGCGAGGTGGCTGGAGAAGCTGACGGGCAGGCTAAGCTTTGGGGTGCAGCGCATGCGGCGGATGGGCAGGCCAGCAGAGAGGGAGCCGAGGGCAATCCAGGCACTGCCCAGCAG AAGGACGCAGCTGCTCCAGATGGGCCCTCAAATGCTACCGCTTTGGACGCAGCTTTGGAAGCTGGCCTGTCTGCCAACGCCGGGCAAATGGTCGCCCCACCTCTTGCCCTCCAAAGTAATGCCAAGGAAAATGCCCTTGAAATCCCAGCTGAAtccgcagcccagggcaggggaactACCGAGAGCGAAGAAGCCACTTGCTTTGGCCAAGCTGAGCTGCTCAGCACCTTGGACAGCACCACGGGCGACAAGGATGCTGTTGACTCCAGCTGGGTAGCCAGTACCTCCAAAGACACCGCAGAGGGAGCACTGGCCTTGGAGGAAATGGCTTCTGTCTCCTGCCAG